The following proteins are encoded in a genomic region of Actinomycetota bacterium:
- a CDS encoding 3-hydroxybutyryl-CoA dehydrogenase: MGIGDIRVVGIVGCGTMGSGISEVCARAGYEVRVHEVDDQAVERGLERIRSSMERAVTGGKLGSDDRDAALGRITAHTELEGLKDADIVVECVPEQLDLKRDVFARLDALLPEQALLTTNTSSLPVIELAVATNRPQRVVGLHFFNPAPVMQLVELVHTVTTDDAALQQARGFAEALGKTAIACRDRAGFIANLLLFPYLNEAVRMLESGFASREDIDAAMRFGAGHPMGPLALMDLVGLDSCYLILESLHRQFSDRRYAPAPMIKHLVSAGYRGRKSGHGFYTYAEPGSPDVLQDERGGRSVTLPNPTGEIRTVAVLGTGTMGSGVVEVAAKAGYDVVCRGRSEDSLAKAQAAMERSLGRAVDRGRMSPEDRDAALGRVTWTTEIQALADADLVVETLAEDLELKKQVFAELDAVAKPDAILSTCTSSLPVVELASVTSRPDRVCGVHFFNPAPIMRLVELVSTVATSPEVIATSKAAVERMRKHAVLCEDRAGFIVNRLLFPYINDAVKMLESGYATETDIDTAMTLGCAHPMGPLALADIVGLDVTLEILNSLHAEFREPSYAPAPLLEHMVKAGYLGRKTKRGFHTY, encoded by the coding sequence ATGGGCATCGGGGACATCCGCGTGGTCGGCATCGTCGGGTGCGGGACCATGGGGTCGGGCATCAGCGAGGTCTGCGCCCGCGCGGGGTACGAGGTGCGCGTCCACGAGGTCGACGACCAGGCCGTGGAGCGGGGGCTCGAGCGGATCCGGTCGTCGATGGAGCGCGCCGTGACGGGCGGGAAGCTGGGATCGGACGACCGCGACGCTGCCCTCGGACGGATCACCGCCCATACCGAGCTCGAGGGCCTGAAGGACGCCGACATCGTGGTGGAGTGCGTCCCCGAGCAGCTCGACCTCAAGCGTGACGTGTTCGCCCGGCTCGACGCCCTCCTCCCCGAGCAGGCGCTCCTGACCACGAACACCTCCTCGCTACCGGTCATCGAGCTGGCGGTGGCGACGAACCGTCCCCAGCGCGTGGTCGGCCTGCACTTCTTCAACCCGGCTCCCGTCATGCAGCTGGTCGAGCTCGTCCACACGGTCACCACCGACGACGCGGCCCTCCAGCAGGCCCGCGGATTCGCCGAGGCGCTGGGCAAGACCGCCATCGCGTGCCGGGACCGGGCGGGCTTCATCGCGAACCTGCTCCTCTTCCCGTACCTCAACGAGGCGGTCCGGATGCTCGAGTCGGGGTTCGCCTCCCGGGAGGACATCGACGCCGCGATGCGGTTCGGGGCGGGACACCCCATGGGTCCCCTCGCGCTGATGGACCTCGTCGGCCTCGACTCCTGCTACCTCATCCTCGAGTCGCTGCACCGGCAGTTCTCCGACCGCCGTTACGCGCCCGCCCCCATGATCAAGCACCTGGTGAGCGCCGGGTACCGGGGCCGCAAGAGCGGGCACGGCTTCTACACGTACGCCGAGCCCGGCTCCCCGGACGTGCTGCAGGACGAGCGGGGCGGACGGTCCGTGACGCTGCCGAACCCCACCGGGGAGATCCGCACGGTCGCCGTCCTGGGGACGGGCACGATGGGGTCGGGGGTCGTGGAGGTCGCCGCCAAGGCCGGCTACGACGTCGTCTGCCGCGGGAGGTCGGAGGACTCGCTGGCCAAGGCGCAGGCCGCCATGGAGAGGTCGCTCGGTCGCGCGGTCGACCGCGGTCGCATGTCGCCGGAGGACCGCGACGCCGCTCTGGGCCGGGTCACCTGGACGACCGAGATACAGGCGCTGGCCGACGCGGACCTCGTGGTCGAGACCCTCGCCGAGGACCTAGAGCTCAAGAAGCAGGTCTTCGCCGAGCTCGACGCGGTGGCCAAGCCGGACGCGATCCTCTCGACCTGCACCTCCTCGCTGCCCGTGGTCGAGCTCGCCTCGGTCACCTCGCGCCCGGACCGCGTCTGCGGCGTGCACTTCTTCAACCCGGCGCCCATCATGCGGCTGGTCGAGCTCGTCTCCACGGTGGCCACGTCGCCGGAGGTGATCGCGACGAGCAAGGCGGCCGTCGAGCGGATGCGCAAGCACGCCGTGCTCTGCGAGGACCGCGCGGGGTTCATCGTGAACCGGCTGCTGTTCCCGTACATCAACGATGCCGTGAAGATGCTCGAGTCGGGTTACGCGACCGAGACCGATATCGACACCGCGATGACGCTCGGGTGCGCCCACCCCATGGGGCCGCTGGCGCTGGCCGACATCGTCGGGCTCGACGTGACGCTCGAGATCCTCAACTCGCTGCACGCCGAGTTCCGGGAGCCGAGCTACGCGCCCGCGCCGCTGCTCGAGCACATGGTGAAGGCCGGGTACCTCGGGCGGAAGACCAAGCGCGGGTTCCACACGTACTAG